From the Streptomyces sp. NBC_00390 genome, the window CACGCGCGCACCCCACAGCAGCCCGAGGCTCCAGCCCGAGATGTCGTACATCGTGGAGACGTCCGCGCTGATGTCACGGCCGGCGTCGAGGATCACATTCGCGAGCCCCCGCTTGGGCTGGCGCATGTCGACGATGTACGAACCGGCCGCATAGCGGCGGCCCGCGAGCGAGAAGCCCGTGCGCGCCCGCTCCACGCGTACGTCGTTGGCGACCAGGTGGTCCACCAGCCGGGCCGCCGCCGTCGCGCTGCGCTGACCCCTGCCCGCCGGGATCACATACGCCCGCGGGAAGGTGGTCGTGTACACATCCTCCGGGCCGATGCCCGGCACCCCGGGCACCGTCTCCTTCGACACCGGCCGCTGTGCCTCACCCGCCGCTCCGCGCCGGAAGGTCTCTATCTGGTCGGCGATCACAGAAGTGCGGTGGGTGTACGTGTAGTCGAGCGTCGCCCGCATCGCCGCGCCCGCGACAGCGGTGTTGACGGCTGCCCGGCGGCGCAGCTCGTCCACGGGCAGCGTGGTGTACGCGCTGTTGTTGACGGCCATCGGGAACTCGATCGTGTGCGAGGCCACCGCGCCCTGGAACGGCATGTACTGCGGAGTGAAGACGGGCGGCCAGTCGTCCCAGCCCTCCTGCTCGTCCCGGAAGGGGATCACGGCGGGCCGCACGCCGTCCTTGTCCGGGGTGTAGCCGAGTCCGTTGACGGCCTTCTCCATACCCAGCGCGTTGGCGTACGCGTTCTTCAGGAAGAGGTCGTACTCGTAGTTCTCGCCGTGCGGCGGGGTCGTCGGCTCGATCAGCGTGCCGTTGACGTATCCGTGCAGGTCCAGCATCACGGCCGGCTGCTTGTCGATGGCGATCCGCCGGATGGCGCGCGCCTCGGGCTGGGTCGCGGTGATGAAGTCGCGGTTGAGGTCGAAGCCGTTCGCGTTGGCGCGGGTGCCCGCGATCCGGCCGTCCGGATTGGCCGTCACATTGAGATGGACACGGCTCGTGCCGAGCAGCGCGGCGGTCCTCGCGTCCTTCGCCTTCGCCAGGTCCTCGATGAGCTTCAGGGCAGCATCCGTGCCCTCCCACTCGTTGCCGTGGATGTTGTTGTTGATGAAGACGGGCGTCTTGTACGCGGCCTTGATCCGACGGTCCCCGGCAGCGGCGGCGGGCTCGTTCTCGATCCGTTCCCGCATCCGCTCCTGCTCACGTGCCTGCGCGGCGCTCTCCGGCGCGGTGACGGTGACCAGATACAGCTCGTGCCCGCCGGCCGAGTGCCCGGCGACCTCCACGCTGACCCGGTCGCCGAGACGCTGCAGGGCGTTGAGCCGCGGCGCGAGCGAGTGGTACGGCGCCAGTCCGAGCTTGATCGACTTGTCTGCGGGGTTCACCGGCGGAACCGTGAGCGTGGTCCGGCGCGGGTATCCGCGGTCCTTGCCCAGCTCGGGGGCCCGCGCGGTGAGCGCGTGGGTGGTGGCTGCCAGGGGTGCTCCGGCGGCCTCGGTGTCGCGCCCGCTCCCGTCGCGTACGGGATGCGGGCTGTCGCGGCCGGACGCGCCGGTGAGCGCGTTCGCCGGCGCGGCTACGAGCAGCAGCGCACCGGCGAGCGCGGCGACGGCAGCGGATGCGGGACGGGGAATCCCCATGTGGACGACCTCCGTGGACGGTGAGGCGGTGCGGCGGCGGACGGCTCGGGCAAACGATCAGCCCTGCACGGTCTATCGCGTCAACTCCCCGGCAACAAGAGGTCCTTCGGCCGCGCACCGCTGCCGCCCTCCGGCCTGGGCCGAACGGGCGGCGCGCCGGTGCGCGGACGCCCGGATAGGGTGGGTGACATGCGTGATCTCGGGGTGGGTTTCGGCTATCTGATGAAGGGCCAGCGCTGGGTCGGCCGGCACGGCCGGTGGTTCGGCTTCGGGCTGCTGCCCGGACTGGTGACCCTGGTGCTGTATGCCGCGGCGCTCGTCGGGCTCGCCCACGGCGCCGACGACTTCACCGCCTGGGCCACGCCGTTCGCCGACGACTGGTCCTCCCCGTGGCAGGGCCTCGTGCGCGGCACGCTGACCGCCTTCGTCTTCGGCTTCGGGCTGTTCCTCGCCGTGATCACCTTCACCGCGGTGACGCTCCTGATCGGCCAGCCCTTCTACGAGTCGCTCTCCGAGCACGTCGACCGTACCGAGGGCGGTGACGTCCCCGAGTCCGGACTGCCGCTCTGGCGTGAGCTGTGGATCTCCGCGCGGGACTCCCTGCGGGTGGTGCTGCGCGTCGCGATGTACGGCGTAGTGCTCTTCGCGCTCGGTTTCATCCCGGTCGTCGGCCAGACCGTGATACCGGTCATCGGCTTCTGCGTCTCCGGGTTCTTCCTCGCCGAGGAGCTCACGGCCGTCGCCCTCCAGCGCCGCGGCATCGAACTGAAGGACCGCCTCGCGCTGCTGCGCGGCAGGCGGCTGATGACCCTCGGCTTCGGGGTGCCGCTCGTCGTCGCCTTCCTGGTGCCCGTCGTCGCCGTGTTCCTGATGCCGGGGGCGGTTGCGGGGGCGACGCTGATGGCGCGGGACCTGGTCGCGCCGGAGCCGGCGCCCGACGACCGGGCCCCGGCTCCGTACACCTTCGACAAGGGCTGACGGTCCTACGGCGTCCGGATCTCCGTGATCGCGAGGCCGGGCGCGGCCGGGCCGGCGGTGACGAGCAGGCCGCCGTCCGGGCCCCAGACACCGCTGTTGCCCGGACAGTCCCCTTCCGTGCTGACGCCCACGGCATTGGCGAGCACCACATACAGGCCGTTCTCGCGGGCCCGCACCGGGTAGACCGTCTCGAACGAGTCGTTCCCCGCTGTGAGCACGGAACTCGCCACGTACACCCGGCAGCCGTCCGCCGCGGCCCGCTCGGCGAGTTCCGGGAAGCGGTTGTCGTAGCAGACGGCCAGCGCGAAGCCGGTGCCGTCGAGCGTGAAGCGGCCGTCCTTGTCGCCCGCCGCGAAGACGTCGTTCTCCACGCCGTGCAGATGCACCTTGTCGTAGCGGGTGAGCAGGGCGCCGTCCGGGCCGATCACCAGCGCGGTGATGGCGGGCCGCCCCGACTCCGTGCTCACCGGACAGCCGAGCACGGCAGCGATGCCTCCGGCACGGCAGGCCTGACGTAGCGGTTCGAGACGCGGATCGTCCTCGGTGAGCGTGAGCCCCGCATCCTTGGCGATCAGCTCCACCTCGTACCCCGTGACCGCCAGTTCGGCGAACACGACGAGCCGGGCCCCCTGTCCGGCCGCCGACCGGATCAGGTCCGCCATGGCGCGGACATTGGCCCCGACGGCGCCGGGTGCGGACGTGAACTGCGCTGCGGCCATCTTCATGCGTCCATCATCGCCCGGCGGTGATCCCGCCGGGTCGCCCACGGCGGGATCAGCGTCACGGGCATCCGGTCAGCCGAAGGACGCGGCCACCCGGATGATCTCCCGCACCTGGGCGATGATGTCCAGCCGGTTCCGTACGAACTCCGGATCCGTGACCTCCGTCGCGTTCCCCGTCCCGAACTGCAGGACCGGGGTGTGCACGTGGCCCCCGGGGGCGGTCGCGCCCAGCCTGTCCCGCAGCAGGGTGGCGCGGTACGCGACCTCGTTCGAGAGGTAGTCGCCGCCGCCGCCCGAGCGGGCCGTGGAGCCGGGAGTCGGACCGTTCGCGCGGACCACCGGATCCGTCCCGCCCGCCGGGACCTCCGTCACCTGGGTGTTGTCGAACACCGGGAAGCGCCCCGTCGGGGTCGCGACGATCGCCGCGTACGGCAGTGTCGTCGTGGTCCACTGCGGCTGCGACGCGGGATCGCTCACCGGCACCGTCTCCGTGCGTGAGGCGTTGTCGTTGTCCGGGAATCCGCCCCGCCATGCGCCGTTCGTGCGTTCGATGTCGAATCTGCCCACCCGCCCCTGGCTGACCGTCGTGAACAGATCGGCCTTCGGCAGTTGCGGGCGCAGCGTCCGTTCGACCGTGCCGTCGGCGAAGTCCTGCCAGCGGACGGGGAAGACGGCGGTCTCGATACGGGCCGTCGTGCCGTCGGCGGTACGGATCCAGGTGCCGTCCAGTGCCAGCGCGGCCGCCCCCGACGGATTGCTGATCCGGATGTCGCGGTCCAGCGTGAACGGGTCGAACCCGGTCATCACGATGCGCTCGATCCCCTTGCCCGCCGGAAGGTGCATCGAGTCCTGGCCCCGCGAGGAGCGTTCGAGCCGGTCCAGCAGGCGGGCCCGCTGCGCGTCCGTCAACGCGAACTCCGGCTGCCACTGCCGCAGTGCGGCCGTCATTCCGAGCCGCGCCCAGTACAGCGGTCGGTCGTCCTCCCGGCTCAGATCACCCGCCGCGGGTCCTCGGCCCTGTGCCCGGTCCACGGCCCGCTCCCACAGCGCACCTGAATGGTGCCGGACAGTCAGCTCGGCCTGCCGGTACGAGCGCACGGCGGCCAGTGCCCGGGTGAATTCCGGCGCCACGGTGCCGAATCCGCTGCGGCGCAGTATTTCCTTGGGGACGGCACGCTCCAGCCGCTGCTCCTCGGCGGTGAGCGGCTGGGCCGCCGCCGGCTGAGCGGCGGCGGACGGTGCGGTCGGACAGAGCGCCGTGGCGGCGAGCAGAGTGACGCCGAGGGTGCGGAGAGGGGTGCGGGGCGTGCGTATTCGGAGCACAGGAGTCCTTCCGTCGGAGTGCCGGAAGTATGTCGTCGGGCCGGTGCGCGCGACCAGGTCCGGGCCGGGCGAATGGCCTGGGAGCGGACGGTCTGCGACGTGGTTCCGGCATGGGGCGGCCCGGCGGCGCGCGGTGCGCTGCCGGGCCTTTGTGCGGGAGCGGTCAGCCGCAGCGGCGGCCGGTGTTGATGCAGTTCACCGCCTGCTTCATCAGCGAGTTCGGCATGGCGTTGATGAAGTCGCCGTGGTCGGTGACCGGTTTGTGGAACGACTCGGGGAAGCTGTCGACGGCGAAGCCGGTACTGCCCGCGAGGCCGTTGTAGGTGACACGCTGGACGAGCTGCGGGATCGGCCGGAACCCGGCGGGGCACCTGCCCGTGGCATCGGCGAAGGCGACATGGGACCGGTGGTCGGCGCTGTCGGTGTTCTTGCCGTCCCAGCAGCTCTGGAACTTGGACACGCGCATCAGCCGGCTGCCCTGGGGGCAGATCGGGTACTTGTCCTTCAGCTCCACCCGGTTCTCGAAGCCGGTGCAGGTGAACCGGGCGTTGGCGTTCGCGCCGCCGTTCGCGTTGGCCTTGGCGTCACCGGTGATGATGCGCAGGAACCGGGGCATCGCGATCACCCTGGACCGCGGATTGCCGGTGAACTCCAGTGACACGGACGCGGGCGTGAGGATCCTGCCGATGTTGCCCTCCGCACCGCCGCCCTGCTTGTCGGCGTCGGACTCCTGGACGCCGCCGCGGTCGCGCAGCACGGGCCAGTAGTAGGTGGACCGGTCATCGTTGGTGCAGGTGGTCCGGGCGGCCGCCAGCGACTCGTTGGTGGTGAAGCCGTCGACGCCGGTCGCGCCCACGTAGTCGTGGGTGTGGTGGGCGCCGTTGGTCACCCCGGGGGCGACGATGACGTTGTCGGAGTTGAACTGTCCCTGGGCGTTGACACCGCACCGCGACCGGAAGGTGCCCCGCGAGGCCGAACGGCCGTTGCGTACGGGCCGGACGTTGGGCCGGACGGTGGTGATGTCCACGAAGTCCTCGGGCACGGGGCCGTTGTCGGCGGCCTGCCCCTGCTCGCCTGCGGGGGGCTGCCCGGGACCTGGTGCGCCCGGGGACGGCTGCCCGGCCCCCTGCTGCTGATCGCCCTCCGCCTTCACCTGCGTATCTCCTGCGGCGAGCGTGCACTGCGCGAGGCTCTGCAGGTTCCGTGGCCGCTCGGCCCCCGCCCGCTCGACGGCCACCTCGATCCGCTCCAGCGCGGCCGAGCGTTTGGACCACAGGGAATCGAGGACCGTACGGGAGGACCCCGCCTTCCCCGATGCCCAGCGGGCGTCGGCCGCCTTGACGTCCTGCCGCAGCGCGTCCAGGTTCCGGTGCACCTCGTTGCGTGCCCCCTCGGGTACCCCGGTCAGCCGGTCCTGCACCGACGGACAGACGATGCCTCCGGCGCGCCGGGCGTCGGCGCTCCCTGCGTTGGCCGCCGCGTTGACGGCCACCAGACCGCCGCCTCCCAGCACCAGGCCGGCCACTGCGATGAGTGCCTTTCGCCGAGTGCGGTTCACCTTGTGCCGCTGGTTCATGAAGTGTGCTCGCTCTCTGATGGGTCCGGCCCGAGGCCCGTATGCCGGACGAGGGCCCCCGTTGGCGGCTCACTCTGGCAACACGTCGGCCCCATCCACCCCACGAGTCGCAGGGGCGTCACAGACTCGTAAGACCTACCCGGGCGGCCGGGTGGCCGTGACGTTGCGGTAGGCGATCTCGGCCAGCCGCTGCTGTCCGTCCCGGCTCGGGTGGAACCAGTCCCAGCGGCTCAACTGTTCCCCCTCGAAGCGGTAGTTGAAGACCGCCCCGCCGTCGTAACGGCAGCGCAGATCCTTTCCGCACACGTCCTTGAGCACCTTGTTGTACGCCATGACACGCTGGTGGACGCTCTCGCGCCGCTCCTGCGCCGTGGTGCTCAGGTCGTTGGCGTTGCCCAGCATGGTGGCGCAGATGCCCAGCCGCCAGATCCGGCTGCCCAGCGGATCACTCCGGCCGGTCGACCACAGGCGCTTGAGGTCCGGCACGCTCGAGACGTAGACATGGGCCTTGGGGGCGCCTCGGCGCAGACGGGCGAGCGACGTGACGAAGGACGCCCGGAAATCGTTTACGGGCGTCATCCGGTCGACCGTGTCGGCGCAGGCGTCGTTGGCGCCCACCATCACCGTGACCAGCTCCGGCTTCTTGGCGGCGGCCCGGGTCATCTGCTCGGGAAGCTCGGCCACGTGGGCCCCGGAGCGTGCGAAGTTCCAGCTGTGCGTGGTCACCGCCCGCTCACCGAGCAGGCGCAGCGCCAGGCTCCGTACGGTGTTGTCGGTGCCCGTGGCCCAGGAGACCTCGGGGCAGTCCGCGAACACCATGCAGGCGTCGAAGCCGCGGGTGATCGAGTCGCCGACCGCGGCGAGTGAGTTCGGGCTGCGGTCCCAAACCGGTGTGGGTCTCGGTGCGGGCCGTGTGGGCGCCCCCGAGCGCCGCCCGTCGGTGGACGGTGCGGCGTCGCACCCGGCCAGCGCGCCGGCGGCCGCGAGAAGCGCGGCGGCCGTCATGACTGCGGTTACTGTGCGTGAGCGGTGCGTCCGACTGCTCTGCCGCATGCCCCGATCCCCTCCGTATCAACGGCATCTGACGCCCTGTGACGTCCTGGCGAGTGAAAGCTTCGTGCGTACGGGCTCAGGACCGACAGTACGTCAACCCTCGGGGGTTCTCGCACGGTAGCTTTTCCCCTGTCGACCCAGAGGCTGCACTTCGCCCATCGGCCCCAGTAAATTACATCGCGTCACATCCTGTCCCTTTTGTAGGGATTAGCGCATGATGCTGTTTACTGAGACCGCTGGGAAGGCGATCCTCGTCCCACACTGGAGGTCCCGGTGACGACACGTGGCGTTCTGTACGTTCACTCCGCACCTCGCGCGCTGTGCCCGCACGTCGAATGGGCGGTCGCGGGAGTGCTCGGCGTGCGGGTCCAGCTCGACTGGATCCGTCAGCCCGCATCACCCGGCACCTGGAGAGCCGAGTTCTCCTGGCAGGGCGCGGTCGGCACGGCCGCCAAGCTCGCCTCGGCACTGCGCGGCTGGCACCTGCTGCGCTTCGAGGTCACGGCCGAGCCGTGTGCCACGGCGGAGGGTGAGCGCTACAGTGCGACGCCCGATCTGGGCATCTTCCATGCGGTCACCGGTATCCACGGCGACATCCTGATCCCCGAGGACCGCCTGCGCGCGGCGCTGGGCCGGGCCTCCCAGGGCGGTACGGACCTGGAGGCCGAGATCGCCAGGCTGCTCGGCAAGCCGTGGGACGACGAACTCGAGCCCTTCCGGTACGCGGGCGAGGGTGCCCCGGTCCGCTGGCTCCACCAGGTCGTCTAGCGCTTTCCCTCTTCACCCTGTTCCTGCCGGTCCAGCTCCGTGAGCAGCCGGCGCAGAAAGCCGCGCGCGGCCGCGATCTCCCGCTCCGGCAGCGCCCGGACGAGCGTGCGGTGCCGCTCGGCGGCCCGCTCGGTGACCTTCGCGAGGACGTTGCGTCCACCCGGTGTGAGTGCCAGCAGGGGTGAACCCTTGTGGTCGGGGTTGTCGGTGTACGAGGCGTGCCCGAGCTCCACGAGGTCGTTGGCCACGCGCTGCACGTTCTGCCGGGACACGCCGAGACGGCGGGCGGCCTGCGGCACGGTGAGTGCCTCCTCCGAGATGACGCTCAGGACCTGCCACCTGGCCTGGGTCAGCCCTTCGGTCTGCGCGGTCCGCTCGCCCAGTCGCCGCAGCGCTCCCGCGGCCTCGAACACATCGGCCACCAGCAGTGCCATCTCGTCCGGCGCTGCGTCGGAAAGGCCTCCGGGCATGGGGACTCCTTTGACAATATGTTGTCTGTATGTGAAGGTGTTGTCATTCTAGCCGGGGGTGAACCGTCAGGAGAAACACCATGACCAGGGTCGATCTGTACCGGAACGTTCACATGGGGCAGCGCGCCCGGCTCTTCGCTCTCGCGGTCGAGCTCGGTGCTGCGGACCACGCCGAGCGGAGCGTCATGGAGGAGCTCACGGAGCGCTGCCTGGCCATGACACAGGAGCTCCGTGAACACGCCGACCACGAGGACACCTTTGTCCACCCGCTGCTGCGGGACCGGGCGCCGCGGGCGGCCGACGCGCTGGACGGCGAACATGTACGGCTCGACGCGGCGCTCGCCGCACTCGACGAGCGGGCACGGGCCCTGCCGAAGGAACCGCCGGCGTCACGCCCCGCGGCAGGTCACGCGCTCTACCTGGCGCTGAACGAACTGATCAGCGCCTATCTCGCGCACCTGCACACCGAGGAGACCGTCGCGATGCCCGCCCTGTGGGAGCACTGCGGCGACGACGAACTGGGCGCCGTGTTCGGTGCCTTCCGCGCCTCCCGTACGTCCGAGGAGGCCCTCGCCGATCTGCGCCGTATGCTCCCGTCGCTCCCTCCCGCGGACCGGGCCGCCATAGTGCGTGCCACGCTCGCCGGGGGCCCCGGCACCGAGGCGGGCCGTACGCTCGCCGCGCTCTCCACCACCCTCGCTCCCGCTCAACGCGCACGTCTCTACGCGGACTTGGGTGCTCCGGAGGCCTGGGCGGCCGCCCAGGTCGCCTGACGCGAGCGTGTTTCGCACCCCGCCCGTACGAAGCGGGTCCGGCTCCCGCAGGGGAACCGGACCCGCTTTCGTGCGTCGGACAGGCGTCAGACCGTACGGAACGCCAGCACCACGTTGTGGCCGCCGAAGCCGAACGAGTTGTTGATCGCCGCGATCGTGCCCTCCGGGAGAGGGCGGGGCTCGGCGCGGACGATGTCCGCGTCGACCGTCTCGTCCAGGTCGTCGACGTTGATCGTGGGCGGAGCCGTGCGGTGGTGCAGCGCCAGCACCGTCGCCACCGTCTCGATGCCGCCCGCGCCGCCCAGCAGATGACCCGTCATCGACTTCGTGGCGGAGACCGCCACATGGTCGAGGTCGTCACCCAGGACGCTGCGCAGCGCCTTGATCTCGGCGACGTCACCCTGCGGCGTCGACGTGGCGTGCGCGTTGAGGTGCACCACCTCGGCGGGCTTGAGGTCCGTGGTGTCCAGCAGGTTGCGCAGCGCCGCGGCGATACCGCGGCCCGTCGGCTCCGGCTGCGCGATGTGGTGGCTGTCCGCGGACAGGCCCTGACCCAGCACCTCGCAGTAGACCTTCGCGCCACGCGCCGCCGCGTGCTCCGCCGACTCCAGGATCACCACGCCCGCGCCCTCGCCGAGGACGAAGCCGTCCCGGGCGGTGTCGTACGGACGCGAGGCCTTCTCGGGCTCGTCGTTGTTCTTGGACATCGCCATCATGTTGGCGAACGCCGCGATGGGCAGCGGGTGGATGGCCGCCTCGGTGCCGCCGGCGACGACCACATCGGCGCGGCCGGTGCGGATCATCTCCACCGCGTAGCCGATCGCCTCCGCGCCCGACGCGCAGGCCGAGACCGGGGTGTGCACGCCCGCCTGGGCGTTCACCTCGAGGCCGACGTTGGCGGACGGACCGTTCGGCATGAGCATGGGGACGGTGTGCGGGGAGACACGGCGTACGCCCTTGTCCTTCAGCACGTCGTACTGGTCGAGCAGCGTCGTCACACCGCCGATGCCGGACGCGATCACCGCACCCAGCCGCGCGGGCGCGACCTGGTCGTCCTCGCCCGCCGCAGCGGTGAAACCGGCGTCGGCCCACGCCTCGCGCGCCGCGATGACCGCGAACTGGGCCGAGCGGTCCAGCTTGCGGGCGAGCGGGCGCGGCAGGACCTCGCCCGGGTCGACCGCCGCGGGTGCGGCGATACGGACCGGCAGTTCGGCGAAGCGCTCGCCCTCCAGGGGCTTCACTCCGGAACGTCCGGCGAGCAGACCTTCCCAAGTCGATGCGCTGTCGCCACCCAGCGGTGTGGTTGCGCCGATACCGGTGACGACCACGGTGCGATTGGTCGAGTTCACAGGAATTCTTTCTCCACGTATAGGGGGTGCGGAATGTGCACGGCGCCACCGAGGGTGGCGACGAGCGCGACTCGGGCCGGAGGTGTTACTTGCCGACCTGGTGCTTCGCGATGTAGTCCGCGGCGTCGCCGACGGTCTTCAGGTTCTTGACGTCCTCGTCCGGGATCTTGACGTCGAAGCGCTCTTCGGCGGCGACGACGACCTCGACCATGGACAGCGAGTCGACGTCCAGGTCGTCGGTGAAGGACTTGTCCAGCTGGACGTCCTCGACCGGGATACCGGCGATCTCGTTGACGATGTCGGCGAGACCGGCGACGATCTCTTCCTGCGTGGCGGCCATGTTGGCGCTCCTTCGGTGTGTATCAGAGGGTGTGGCAGCAGCCGTCCGGAAGATCCGTACGGTGCCTAGGGGAGGGTAACGACCGTCGCGGCGTAGACGAGACCCGCCCCGAAGCCGATGACGAGCGCGGTGTCACCGCTCTTCGCCTGACCGGTCGCCAGAAGCCGCTCCATCGCGAGCGGGATCGAGGCGGCCGACGTGTTGCCGGTGGTTTCCACATCGCGGGCGACCGTGACATGCTCCGGCAGCTTCAGAGTCTTCACCATCGAGTCGATGATCCGCATGTTTGCCTGGTGCGGGATGAAGACGTCCAGGTCGTCCGAGGTGATCCCGGCCGCGTCCAGCGCCTGCTGGGCGACCTTCGCCATCTCGAACACGGCCCAGCGGAACACCGCCTGGCCCTCCTGCGTGATGGCAGGGAACTTCGCGACATCACCGGTGCGGTAGTCCGACCACGGAACGGTCTGCTTGATCGTCTCGGACTTGTCGCCCTCCGAGCCCCAGACGGTCGGGCCGATCATCGGCTCCTTCGCCGGGCCGACGACGACAGCGCCCGCGCCGTCACCGAACAGGAAGGCCGTCGCACGGTCCTCCAGGTCGGTCAGGTCGCTGAGCCGCTCCACGCCGATGACGAGCACGTACTCCGCCGAGCCTTCGACCACCATGCCCTTGGCCAGGGTCAGGCCGTAGCCGAAGCCCGCGCAGCCCGCCGAGATGTCGAACGCCGCCGGCTTCACCGCGCCGATCTTGTCCGCGATCTCCGTGGCGACGGCCGGGGTCTGCTTGAAGTGCGACACGGTGGAGACGATCACGCCGCCGATCTGCTCCGGGGTGATCCCGGCGTCGGCGATCGCCTTGCCGGACGCCTCCACCGACATCGCGCACACGGTCTCCTCGTCGGAGGCCCAGTGGCGCGTCGCGATGCCCGAACGCGAGCGGATCCACTCGTCGGACGAGTCGATCGTCTCGAGGATCACCTCGTTGGGCACCACCCGGGTCGGGCGGTAGCCGCCGACTCCCAGAATGCGTGCGTACGGCGCGCCCTGACTGGGCTTGATCTTGGCCATGCTCTACGGCTCCTTGTCAGGCACCCGCCGCGTCAGCGGCAGATGCACCGGTCTCGGCGAGCAGCGTGCGGGCCGCGTCGAGGTCGTCCGGGGTCTTCAGCGCCAGCGTCCGCACACCCGGCAGCGCACGCTTGGCGAGACCGGTGAGGGTGGCGCCGGGGCAGACCTCGATCAGGGCGGTGACGCCCCGCTCCTTGAAGGTCTCCATGCACAGGTCCCAGCGGACCGGGTTGGCGACCTGGCCGACCAGACGGGAGATGACGTCGGCGCCGTCGGCGACGATCTGCCCGTCCCTGTTCGAGACGTAGGGGACGGCCGGGTCGGACACAGTGAGGGTCGTCGCGGCGCCCTCCAGGGTCGCGACCGCGGGCGCCATGTGGTGCGTGTGGAACGCGCCGGCCACCTTCAGGGCGATCACCCGCGCCTTCTCCGGCTTGTCGTCGGCGAGTGCGGCGAGCTGCTCGGCGGTTCCGGCGGCGACGATCTGACCCGCGCCGTTGACGTTCGCCGCAGTCAGGCCGAGCTTCTCGAGGTGGGCGACCACCTGGTCCGGGTCGCCGCCGAGCACCGCGGACATACCCGTCTCGGTGACCGCGGCGGCCTCGGCCATCGCAAGTCCCCGGGTGCGGACGAAACGCAGCGCGGCGGTGTCGTCGAGGACACCCGCGAGTGCGGCGGCGGTGATCTCACCGACGCTGTGACCGGCGACCGCACCGGGGGCCACCTCGCCGAGGGCGGCGGCCGACAGCAGACCGGCGGCCACCAGCAGCGGCTGCGCGACGGCCGTGTCGCGGATCTCGTCCGCGTCGGCCTTGGTCCCGTAGTGGGCGAGGTCGAGCCCGATCGCGTCGGACCAGGCCGCAATGCGGTCGGCGGCGCCGGGGAGGTCGAGCCAGGGAGTCAGGAAGCCGGGCGTCTGAGCGCCTTGGCCGGGAGCGACGAGTACGAGCACCCTCACACTCTCTCTTGTGGACGGCTCCAAACGCCCGTGGGGACAGGGACGAAGAACCGTCAGGGGAATTGTTGGTGTCCGACAAAAGTTTAGGACTGGGCATCCCCGTCGGCCAGACGCCCGAGGATGAGTGCGATCCGCAGCGTGAACGCAGAGCGAACGTCCGAGGGCGACCATCCGGTGACGTCGGTCACACGTCGCAGCCGGTAGCGCACGGTGTTGGGATGCACGAAGAGCATCCGCGCCGCGCCTTCGAGACTGCTCGCCTGCTCCAGATAGACACTGAGGGTCTCCAGCAGCGCCGAGCCCGCCTCCTCCAGCGGTCTGTAGATCTCCTCCACCAGCTGCTCGCGCGCAGCGGGGTCCGCCGCGATAGCACGCTCCGGAAGCAGATCATCCGCGAGAACCGGCCGCGGCGCGTCCTGCCACGCCGAGCAGGCCTTGAGTCCGGCTGCCGCGGCCTGTGCGGACCGGGTCGCGGCGAGCAGGTCGGGAACGATGGGACCTGCGACGACCGGGCCCGCCGCATACGGTCCGATCAGCGCCTTCGCCACATGGAGCGGGTTGTCGCTGCCGCCCGCGATGACCACCAGCCGGTCGCCGAGCACGCCGGTGAGCACCTGGAGCTTGGCGTGCCTCGAGGCCCGGCGGATCGCCTCCACCGTCAGCTCGCTGTCCCCGTCCGGAGCGGTGCCGAGGATCACACACACATGCTCCGGGGAGTTCCACCCGAGCGCGGCGGCGCGCGAGACGGCGCCCTCGTCCGCCTCGCCGGACAGCACCGCGTTCACCACGAGCGACTCGAGACGGGCGTCCCACGCGCCGCGTGCCTCGGCGGCCTGCGCGTACACCTGCGCGGTGGCGAACGCGATCTCCCGTGCG encodes:
- a CDS encoding M14 family zinc carboxypeptidase — translated: MGIPRPASAAVAALAGALLLVAAPANALTGASGRDSPHPVRDGSGRDTEAAGAPLAATTHALTARAPELGKDRGYPRRTTLTVPPVNPADKSIKLGLAPYHSLAPRLNALQRLGDRVSVEVAGHSAGGHELYLVTVTAPESAAQAREQERMRERIENEPAAAAGDRRIKAAYKTPVFINNNIHGNEWEGTDAALKLIEDLAKAKDARTAALLGTSRVHLNVTANPDGRIAGTRANANGFDLNRDFITATQPEARAIRRIAIDKQPAVMLDLHGYVNGTLIEPTTPPHGENYEYDLFLKNAYANALGMEKAVNGLGYTPDKDGVRPAVIPFRDEQEGWDDWPPVFTPQYMPFQGAVASHTIEFPMAVNNSAYTTLPVDELRRRAAVNTAVAGAAMRATLDYTYTHRTSVIADQIETFRRGAAGEAQRPVSKETVPGVPGIGPEDVYTTTFPRAYVIPAGRGQRSATAAARLVDHLVANDVRVERARTGFSLAGRRYAAGSYIVDMRQPKRGLANVILDAGRDISADVSTMYDISGWSLGLLWGARVDRADSGTPRVPTRTVHAASATGYVAPFGDLRLRLDDPKELAALNSLLAQGVRVRGAADGSAVVPGSARGAARVLADRLGVAFPATRAEGTTTLRRTKVAAAVTSGELFALREMGFDVTPVTTATLNAGFDWSGFGALYVSSGLDHAGLGDQARSALDAFLTGGKGRVVALGEQGAAFNTAAGLLKVTPVAGNGDANGVVRVVNPPGARITAGSLPHTFVYAPRWFTGLGAGVRVEQSYATGNPLVAGHWRADEDGTGGPSAAAGKASVVSGVSRAGASVVLFGTEPLFRAHPKGVFAQIGRALVG
- a CDS encoding EI24 domain-containing protein, with protein sequence MRDLGVGFGYLMKGQRWVGRHGRWFGFGLLPGLVTLVLYAAALVGLAHGADDFTAWATPFADDWSSPWQGLVRGTLTAFVFGFGLFLAVITFTAVTLLIGQPFYESLSEHVDRTEGGDVPESGLPLWRELWISARDSLRVVLRVAMYGVVLFALGFIPVVGQTVIPVIGFCVSGFFLAEELTAVALQRRGIELKDRLALLRGRRLMTLGFGVPLVVAFLVPVVAVFLMPGAVAGATLMARDLVAPEPAPDDRAPAPYTFDKG
- a CDS encoding carbon-nitrogen hydrolase family protein yields the protein MKMAAAQFTSAPGAVGANVRAMADLIRSAAGQGARLVVFAELAVTGYEVELIAKDAGLTLTEDDPRLEPLRQACRAGGIAAVLGCPVSTESGRPAITALVIGPDGALLTRYDKVHLHGVENDVFAAGDKDGRFTLDGTGFALAVCYDNRFPELAERAAADGCRVYVASSVLTAGNDSFETVYPVRARENGLYVVLANAVGVSTEGDCPGNSGVWGPDGGLLVTAGPAAPGLAITEIRTP
- a CDS encoding pyroglutamyl peptidase, which gives rise to MLRIRTPRTPLRTLGVTLLAATALCPTAPSAAAQPAAAQPLTAEEQRLERAVPKEILRRSGFGTVAPEFTRALAAVRSYRQAELTVRHHSGALWERAVDRAQGRGPAAGDLSREDDRPLYWARLGMTAALRQWQPEFALTDAQRARLLDRLERSSRGQDSMHLPAGKGIERIVMTGFDPFTLDRDIRISNPSGAAALALDGTWIRTADGTTARIETAVFPVRWQDFADGTVERTLRPQLPKADLFTTVSQGRVGRFDIERTNGAWRGGFPDNDNASRTETVPVSDPASQPQWTTTTLPYAAIVATPTGRFPVFDNTQVTEVPAGGTDPVVRANGPTPGSTARSGGGGDYLSNEVAYRATLLRDRLGATAPGGHVHTPVLQFGTGNATEVTDPEFVRNRLDIIAQVREIIRVAASFG